In Salvia miltiorrhiza cultivar Shanhuang (shh) chromosome 4, IMPLAD_Smil_shh, whole genome shotgun sequence, the DNA window aaattaatttcaaatatgatttagatttattaaatttttgtatgaatttttatatttctttatattaacatatttgttattattatgtcttaattaaatttaatattagattgaGAATTGacaatctatatctatatagtacataaaagaggagtttttcctCTCCATGGTTTTCCtctcatttttctctcttcttccaccatttttttcactttttttttttgctttttatgttattatattttatttattttctaaacgtcatcaaatttgattcgtgaaaaaataattatatgtatcttaaattcaatatagtataaaaataatcaaaaacgaatttaaaacgaataagttatgaaaagtataaaatattttattttctgactcttcattaaaaaatttcaactttttatttatgtttgtgtatgaaaatatttattatgatgtataatactatataataatatgcataatgcaaattttcattacactttgtataaattgaaaatttataattttatattcaagatttattgagtaattgatcttaattattatattatatttttaaaacatatgttgtatttgtttatattttatttttattattatttatatttatttatttaaatttatcgtttGATTTCGATGTCAGTCATACATCGCACGAATGAGCGTATACTagtacacttaaaacactagttTCTCAAATCACTTAGGTTGGGCGTCAATTCATTAAGAGCCGTAGCCAAATGcagaaaagacaaaaaaaaagagggaaagTATTTGAAAAATATGGGAAgtgttgataaaaaaaatatggaaagtGTGTTTCCAAGAAGAAGCAATTTGTTAACTCATTTAATTGCCAAGATCCTGACATCAGATGAGGCAAACTGTTGGCCAAGATGTCAACTCACAACCGTTTCCCCAACTTTTTTATTGGCTTGATGCGGCCTCGACGGCAACGAATTATCAAAGATAAGACTAGGTATTGGTATTGAGCGGCAACTGCAAACTGCATATGGAGTTGACAGGTTTTTAGGTGATGTGGCGGTTGTTTTGGTGGTGGAATGATTATTGGTATGCTCCCTCCAGGCTACATGGGAATACCGTTTCTTGGGGAGATGCCGGCGTTTCTCTGGTACTTCAAGCTGCTTCGCCGCCCCGATGACTTTATCAATGCTAAACGCCGCattattactattactattatcATCATATTACCTTGTTTGCGTGTAATGCTCAAATTGTTCTGTTTTGGTATATTGTTGTTAAATCACTAGGTATGGTGATGGAATAGGACTGTTTAGAACATACCTTTTTGGATCACCAACCATAATAGCTTGCACCCCATCCGCCAACAAGTTGGTGCTGCAAGATGAATCCAGCTTTGATTTTGGGGTGGAACAATGTGGAGCTCGTGGGAGCAACGTCTCTGGTGGCCGTGGAGGGCGCTGCGCATAGCCGGGTGAGAGCCCTTGTGGTAAGGGCTGTCAATCAACCTGATGCACTCCGCAAGATCACTCTCATGGTGCAACCTCGAGTCGTGGCTTCCCTCAAATCATGGTCGCATAGAGGTAGAATCACTGTCTTAAAAGAGGCCAAGAAGGTAACATTGGCAAGCATTGACAAGTATTTTGCAAGCATTGATGCAGAAGATGTTTTGGACACCCTTGATGATTTAGTTAAGGGTATTATCAATGGACTCAAAACTTATCCTATCGATTTTGCAGGGACTGCTCTGCACTACCACCAGGTATGCTCGTATAAATATTGCATCAAACGACACATTAGTAATGAGAATGCGCGTGGTTTTAACAGTGTCGTAGAAGAGCAAAGGCCATATTTAGGCAAGAGTTGGAGAAGAGGAACAAGTTTGAAGCTTCGGAGCCCAAGAATGATCTTATGGAAGCACTGATGCAAATGAAGGACGAAGAGGGTAACCGGTTAACTGAGGATGAGGTTCTTGATAACATTGTCACCCTTATTGTAGCAGGATATACGTCTACTTCTGTTGCTATCATATGGGCTTTATACTATCTAGCCAAGTATCCAGATGTTCTGCTGAAGCTCCGGGTATGGCAACCGTGTGATGTATATGACGATAATGTGTTATTAGTTTGATTTGTATGTGGTTTGTGAATTGTGATGAGTTAGATTTGCAGGAAGAGCACATGTTGATAGGCAAGAAACTAGGAGACTTGGTTACACATGAAGAGATTGCTTTCTGCAAATATACAACTAAGGTATGTATGCATCACTATGCAATAGTCTTTGAATTCTTGTGATATCAGACAATGGAGATCTCTTACACCACTTTTTTTCATCCATATGTAATTAGGTGGTGGAAGAAATAATTAGAATGGCCAATGTATCAACGTTTGTTGTCCGAACTGCTAGGAAAGATGTCGACTACAGAGGTGCAAAACATCGATCTTTCTTGTGATAAACCAAAAACGAGTTAATCACAGATGATGTTTTTTGTGATGAAAGTtatatgaaaattgaaaaattgttCTTACAATACATTTGTTTCAAGGTAATGTAACAAGATTGTTGTTGGAAACAGGATATAAGATTCCAAAAGGTTGGAAGGTCGCGTGTTGGCTTCGTTACCTTCACACGAGTCCAGAATATTTCGAGGATCCCATGCTCTTCAACCCGGATAGATGGAATGTAAGAGAAACATATTAGGCTAAATCCAAAGAGATAAAAGGCTCGTTGTGTCGTGTATTGTTGGAgtgaaatttaaatttgttttgttAAGGCGGGATCATACATGGTGTTTGGAGGGGGACCAAGAATGTGTGCTGGAAACATGTTTGCTCGATTGCAGGTTGCTGTTCTACTTCATCATCTGGTTTTAGGATACAGGTAATAAGcagtttttttttcattaagcTAATTTAGTTAGTAACAGTTAATTTCATTGAGGCTGTGTGTGCATCAAGATTTTGATGTAGAGAATTAATTGGAATTTTCAGATGGAAACTGGTGAATCCTGGCATCTTCCTTATCCGAGTCCAGCAGATGGAGTTGAGATTGACATCACTCATATTTGAGGACAAAAactctttcattttttcttttaatataatGAAATCAATTATGTGAAATGAATATGtttaaaattactcaatgtTGCTTTTGTAAATAGGGTggttctattcatagcccccattttactccttaCAGCccctcttttaaaatattaataacaattaattaagaatttactATTCTACCCTATATTTTATAGCCcccaaattttattaaactttaaattaattatcactTTAATTTCATAACCCCCATTTTATATTAAAGAAATTTCATAGCCTCCATTGTCCCATTTATCCGTTCATAGCCCCCATAAAAGAAATCACAATTCATCAAAGATTTAATCAAATCATCCGTCCATTTTGTCTCAACATTTGTGTCATTGCTTTGTTTCTTCATCATAGAAGAAGTGAGATTCTTGGGCACACCCTTTTCCGCAATTCCCTTTTAACCATTTGCAGAGATGTTCTTGGCTCCAGAGGCAAATTCGCCGTCGGGTTAGCTGGTTCGGGAGGTTTTGTGGCCGGAATTGTGATCTGATTCGGCTTCAAGACTTTAactttattttgaatttgagaTTGATTTTGCTTCGATACTTCAGTTTCAACACTGGAAGTCTGATTGACGGCAGATTTCTGTGGTGAATTCGTGGCATTAGTCGAGTTCAAGACTTCAATTTTTTGCGCGGGGGAATCATTCTGAGGCGAAGGAGATCTGGCATTCTGGGGCAGTGAGGAATTCTGAGAATCTGGCGAGGAAGAGTTTGGGAAGAAATAGCAGTAAATTGAAGATTACAGGACGTAATTTCTGGTCCCTTTCTCTTGTTGCAGTTAGTCTCGAACAGATGATAGACGCATTTGTCTACTCTGCATTCTAAGATGCATCCACATCGCTACTATGGATTTCCAATCATTGTTACATTTCACCGACGTCGGCCTCTGCCCACCGCGACGCCGACAGCCGCACGGAAACGCCGGAAAACTCAGATCGCGTTCTGAAATCGCGTCTGCCACCGAGCCTCCTCACCTTCCGCACTCCCGTCGCCTCTCCTTCGGCCACCGACTCACACCGCCTCCGCCCTGGGGAAATCGCCGCTGGTCGACGCAAAACGAGAAGGAGGCGCAATGAAAAACACTGCCCATCTCCCCGTTAGATCGCGTCTCCTACCGGGAGGTCCGCCATCCGCCTTCACACCGTTCTTCCATACTATGAACGGCCGTCAAGTAGACAACAATCGCCGGAGGAACCGCCGCCCTCGACGCCAACGTGTGGAGCTTCAATGCTCGACAAATGCGGCGTCCAACAACCGCGATTCCAGTGCTAGGCGGAGGCCCTGTGCGCACCAGGCGCGGGGCCCCTCGCCGGCCTCCTTCGGTAGCTTCTTCCCGGCCCTGGGCTTCTTCTCCGCCGGAGATTTCTCGGCGGCGGATTTCTTCTCGGCAAGCTTCTTCTCTCCTTTGGCTGCCATTGTTGTGCTACTTGCTTGCGTGGAGAGAGTATAATTCTAATTATTTGGGGCTATGGAGTAGaggataaattagtaaaattttaattattttaaataggtGGCTACCAAAAGTAAAATtgaggctatgaatagaatcacccttgtAAATATTGAACTAGTACACaagtatgaaagatgatactgGCCCATCATATTGGTTGTCAAGTTTTTCCTTGTTTTGGGTCAACCAAGAAATCCAATTTGATTTATTTGACTTGAAACAATAGTTCTTACTTTCATAATCTAATGAACTACTCcgtattttataaaagaaattaatcACTTAATTGTCTATTAATACACGAGGAATGtctaaattttggtttttattttttggacacaataaacatgaatttttagtttttcgGAATTCAACACGAAATAGCATTTCAATCTCACATGAAGAAATCAAATTTGACATGCTGATTCAAAAGGAGTTTCAACTTTTAAATTGTTACATAAATAATTTATCGCTTTCACGTAAAATTAAGTGTGATTTGAATTCCAATTTGGatagaattttaataaattaatacttcatgtattttattttacctGGAAAATAGcaatagttaaaataaaataaaatttagatataattcatatatttataaaataataataggctTTTATATTTGAAACATTATTTAAGCAAGGTCCTACATGAACTATTGATGTGCAATATTTTTGAGGTATTTAGATTTAATTTACTCCTTCTAATTAACATATACTAacattaatatatactcccaATGTTTTTAATtgatcattattattattttttggatCTTTTCAATTAAGTTGATTAATTTCTTTATAtggaataaattaaaaaagattTTTATGACCTTTTCattttattcactttattattaaACACActtaacatattaaatattaattttttaaatctcATGTCAAAAATAAAGTGATCAATTTAGGGGGTGTTTGAGTAGGTGGTTAGGTTTAGTCAATGTTGCTAAAAATAGGATTAATTTGCAGGCTAGAGGCATTGATATGATG includes these proteins:
- the LOC131023339 gene encoding uncharacterized protein LOC131023339 — encoded protein: MAAKGEKKLAEKKSAAEKSPAEKKPRAGKKLPKEAGEGPRAWCAQGLRLALESRVDKCVYHLFETNCNKRKGPEITSYSQNSSLPQNARSPSPQNDSPAQKIEVLNSTNATNSPQKSAVNQTSSVETEVSKQNQSQIQNKVKVLKPNQITIPATKPPEPANPTANLPLEPRTSLQMVKRELRKRVCPRISLLL